Within the Mus caroli chromosome 10, CAROLI_EIJ_v1.1, whole genome shotgun sequence genome, the region tccgtaacaagatctggcgccctcttctggagtgtctgaagacagctacagtgtacttacatataataaataaataaatctttaaaaaaaaaaaaaaagaaagaaaatgcactacTTTATAtggttaaaattttctttaaaaatatgtatttatttatttattgtatgtgtatggggagaggtgtgtgtgtggagctCACATGACAACTTTCAGGGTTTGGTCCCAGGACTGAGCTCAAGTCCCCaggttttacccactgagccatcttgacagtcTAACacattgggttttttgtttgttttgttttgttttaactaagAAGTAAAGAGTGGGAGGCTTTGGAattacctttaaaaagaaagatttatttatttttattttatgtgcgttgGTGTTTTGTCCTTAatgcatatctgtgtgagggtgtcagatcccctggaaccggagtcacagacaattgtgagctgccatgtgggtgctgggaattgaaccccagtcctctggaagagcagccagtgaggctcttaactgttgagccagcCCCAGGAGTTATCTACTTTTTTACAATCTGGGACTCTGAGATCTCTTCAATGAACAAAATCCAGGCTACTTTCTGACAAGTCACTTCCACTTATGTGTCGGTGGGGAGAAGTTAGATCTTTATGAGCACCATGTTAAGAAGGAAACGAATGACTAACTGCGTAAGAAAGGAAGTCTGCACCTCTTGAGTTACCATACAGAGGGACAGCAGGTCCTTAATGTAAGGCACCCCAGTGCCGCGCACATCGGCAGGCAGAGGGCatcacttggattttttttttctctgttaagaCTTCCCACGGTTGGGTGACTTTCTGAGCCTCTGCAGAACAGCTGTTGGGTGACCAAATCAGAGATCACTGATCGTGACAAGTCTGCTGGTAACAGCAAAGACGAAGGAAGACACTCAGGGACCCCAAGTGAGGCGTTCAGAaggaagccagccagagctctgcACGGATACAGCTGGTGGCGACGGCTGCAGGTCACAGTGCACCCAACAGCTCACCACACCCAGCAGGCACCTCAGGTTTTCTTAACTGTATTCTCGAGCCTCATTTTTACATAGAACATCATTATACAACCTTGTCATTTCCGGTAGATAAACATGTAACATTAGGTCATGACCTTCCTGAGAAAGGGAAGACCTGCCTGAAGAGCCTAAAGTTATGAGCAAGCTCACTGTACAGCCAAATGTGACCTCGAGCTCCCATTcccattgtctctgtctctcaagtgttgggatgtGGGCATGTGTCCCGACACTAGGTCTGtgcagtgctgggacttgaacctacAACTTTGTGCACAATAGGATCTCCACCTCCAACCCAGTTTTGggttacttattttctttctttcttttttttttttttttcgagacagggtttctctgtatagccctggctgtcctggaactcactctgtgaccaggctggtctcgaactcagaaatccacctacctctgcctcccaagtgctgggattaaaggcatgcaccaccaccacctggcttgggTTATTTTCTTGAAACTGTTTTCCATCCTAGTTTTTTCCTAAACCTGCTAATAGGGTCTGGAGGTACAGTACAACGGACACTGGGCTTAATGCATGGAAGGCCCTAACATGTCAAAATGATGATGAAAAAATAACTGTAGCTGTGCATGGTGGCATgttccttaatcccagcacttgagggcagaggcaggctcatctctgtgagttcaaagccagccagggctacagggtgaattagaggccagtctggtttacagggtgagttctaggccagccaagatTAGAGAGTGAATGTGTcccaaaaatcaaatcaaatcaaaccaactaacgaaataaaacaaaacacagggctggagagatgactcagccattaaaggctaaaaacaagcaaaaagaggaaaagaaatgcatCCCCATATGTCTTgggccattaaaaaaaatactactgtCATCCAAAGATTTGAGGGTTCTGTTTTCACAACTCATGATTAGAAACTGTTCCCAATAAATGAAAAGTGGTTATGGAAAGACTTAGAGACAAAactggtggggctggagagatggctcagtggttaagagcactgtctgctcttctggaggtcctgagttcgattcccagcatacatatggtggctcacaaccatctatNAtagtatccaatgccctcttctggcatgcaggtgtacatgcagatagagcactcacaaacaaaataagtaaatctttttttccttttttttttttattattagatattttcttcaattacatttcaaatgctatcccaaacccctataccctccccctgccctgctccgcaacccaccccctcctgcttcctggccctagcattcccctgtactggggcatataatctttgcaagaccaagggcctctcctcccaatgatggccgactaggccatcttctgctacatatgcagctagagatgcgagctctggggggtactggttagttcatattgttgttcctcctatagggttgcagatcccttcagctccttgggtactttctctagctcctccattggtggccctgtgttccatcttatagatgactgtgagcatccacttctgtatttgccaggcactggcatagcctcacaagagataaataaatcttttaaaaaaaagaaaagaaatgaaactggTAACTGAAAAATCCTCTTCATATGGCTTTAATTAATTATGGTTTGGATAATGTGGAATTTCAGGTCAATTTTCCCCTCCGTTTGTGAGGAATTTTTCTCAAGGTCCATTCTCACACAATTGGCAGGACCAGTAGCTTAGTTTTGTAAGAGATCTGTGGTTCAAATATGCCTGCCACTCACCGACTGTCCCATTTCCATAGCATGTTTAAACCCCATGAGCACCAGCTTTCTGCTGCCCTCTGTATTGTGTCAGGGGGTTTTAAGAACAGAACATGGGAGACAGGGCTCTCTAGGGAAGCAGCCAGTGCCTTCAGGAGGCATGTGTCAGGAGAATACAGGATGGGATCTCTACTGCCAACCAGAGACAACGTGTCCCAGTGTGAAGAGTCACAGAGAGCAAGTGACGAAGGATGAAGACCAGTTTTCCGGTCACTGCTGGTACTATTTGGCCTTTTACCCTTTGAAATCAAGCTAGCACTGCCGGGAAAGAAGAGAGGCAAAGACAAAAGACAGTGAGCTGTGGCATATCCTCAAAGCGTAGCATCCAAAGCCCAGCAGGTACTTGTTAAGCAGACACTAAGATGAGGTTATGAAAATGACCGTTATCAGGAAAGGCTTGGTGTGCGTGTGAGTGGGAGGGGAGCGGAGCGGtgaggagagatggttcagcagttaagagcagttgctgttcttgcaaaggaccctttgattcccagagcccacgtggtggctcacaaccatctttaactccagttccatggagtctgacaccctcttctgacttccaaggaTACTGTACACACGTGGTGCATAGACACCCATGAAAATCACCCATACACATCAACATTGGTAAAAGCAAGACTTGAAACAGGGAGATGCATTTCAGTCTCCCTTAAGAACAGATTCCCTGTCACATCTGTGTCCTCAAGAAACTGCCCGGCCCTCTTTGGCTCCTTTAAGCTTCCTCCATTCCCTTTTAAGGAAGGTCTCATGAAAAGCTATCAAACAGCGGTTGTTTCAACTCAGGCTTAACTTCCTCAACTCAACGTGACCTAAGCAGAGTTCTGGCTTCTAACCCTACAGGCCTCACTTAAAACATGCTGTCTGTGTGCCTCCTCCACTGTGGCTCTTGGTTCCTCCCCCTTAAAAACCTTTAGCATGGCCTGTGGCTTCTGCTTTAAAACCAGAGGGTGACCTTCCCTCCCCATCATCCTGGTCCAAACCGTCTTGTCTCTGACTTGGATCAACTGTATCAACCCATCCCCTGCAGAAGCCCCTGTTCTTGCTccttcttgctcttccagagagggCCTCATAGAGCCCGGGCTGGCCTCACAGTCAGTGGGTAGCTCAAATAGACTTCAAATGTATGTTTCTCCAGCCTCCTCAGCACTAAGAGCACAGGGAAGGAACACCATATCTAGTGTATGCAGTGCTGAGATTGAACTCGGGACTCTGAGCATGCTGGACAAGCACCTACCATCTGGGCCATGTTCCCAGCCCATAGGAGCTGGTCTCCTAAAAGCTCTTAATCAGGGCCAtgaggtggtggcgcacaccttcaatcccagcacaggggaggcagaaacaggcggttctctgtgagttcaagaccagcttgatctacagaatgagtcgtaggacagtcagagctacacagagaaagactgtctcaaacaaacaaacaaatccaattAGATTGGCCAGTCATCTTGCTAACATTCTAGGAGCCATTGAGCCtagaataaaatgtaaactgTCCCCAACCTACAAAGCTTCCTCCACCTGACGCCTGGtgttgatcaggctggctttgaactcagagattctggTGCCTCTGCCACCcatgtactggaattaaaggagtaCAACAGTACTCCCGGCAAGGTTGTCTATTTTGATATTTCCTCACTGTGCAGTCTTAttagagaaatagtcttctctgaGGAAGGAGACTGAGGGAGGGGTCCAGGAGAGAGTAACAGGATCAGTGTGATTGGaatgcattatatatgtgtatcaaAATGCCAAAGTGAAATCAACTATGAGTAATTAACATGtgctaataaaaacattaaaatattattctctAAGGCAATACCTTTAACGTGTcaaaaataagactttttttttttttataaaaacaagaaaacaggttggagagatggagagatggctaagaacTGGCTCCTCTTCTAGGGACCAGGGCTTGgcccccagtacccacatggcagtcacagctgcctgtacctccagttccaggggagtctgatgccctctactggcctccagGGACACTACAGGCACATGATCCACAGGCTTGTActtggtgtacacacacacatacacacacacacacacacctttttttttttaaagaaccattcttatgggctggagagatggctcagcagttaagagcactgactgctcttccaaaggtcctgagttcaattcccaacaaccacatggtggctcacaaccatctgtaatgggatctaaccccctcttctggtgtctgaagacagctacagtgtactttcatacaataaataaatctttaaggaaaaaagagGTAATAAAAGCACTTACTAGTTGAAACAAGTAAATTTATTATGTGCAAGTTCTTCAGTCCTATAATTAAGCCATTTTACAACATTATTAAGTTTTTAGTATTTTCAAAAGGGAGAGATTTATTTTGGAGTTTAAGAAAGTAAGTATTTTACAAAGAATGACATCTGAAGTGACTTTCTCACATTCAACACAGTAACAGGCTCTTCTACCAGGTACACTACCCAGTGTTGTTCCTAGTATGAAATCTAACAAGTACCGTCAGCAAGGACTTAACGTttagaactcaaggcaggagatGTTTATACTTAAACAGGAAAACAAGCGATCGAAAATGCAAAACACCTGTCACTTTAGCAAGGCAACTTACATAATTAggtataaattattaatttatggTGCTTAAGGTCCTAGCATAGACTCGGGTACCTGCCTGCTTCTGGAGCCCAGAGTGCATCCCTCTGGCCCTGGCGAAGGTGACTGTGGGGCTGGGCCTCATTTGCTATAGGGGAGGGGAGTGGCTTCAAGCTGCACGTCTCTTTCCTTTGACCAAGGCTTAAGTCAGAGCCATCTTGGCTCTGAACCTCTCCATTTTTGTTGGAAGAAGACTGACCATCTCTTTACTAAGTTCTAACTCAACCTCTATTTCCTGGGCAGCCTCGGGGTGAGTTTCACAGTAATCAACAATAAATTTGTAATGTTCCAAAGATGTTGCTAAattctctagctctttcttgGGATCTGCAGTGATGATTTTGCCATACAGACGAGCTACCCGGAATTTAGCTAACATGGCCGGGCGGAGGACGTCTTCCCCGATGTGCTCAGGAAAGACTTTGTTTGGGTCTCTCAGGGAGTCTAGGAAGAGCTGGTAGTACTTGAGTGCCGACTTATTCaggctatttatttttttgacaatGTGTGAGTCGGGGTCCCTGAGCTTGTCGGCAATGGCGACCTTCAAGTCCATCATGTCATAGTACGCGTGTGCGATTTCAAACTGAATCTGCCTGCTGACCAACAGGTAGTACTGTGGGTTCAGGTCCACAGTCAGGGGCTCTAGCATGGCTATCCTGCGCTTGTGCATCTTGCACCGTCTCTCCATGTCAGCCTCAAAGAAGGAGAGCACCTTGAACAGAGCGCTGTGGTCCTGGACAACTTCAATGTGGTCAGTGACGTACCCATCGATCTGGAAGAACTCCTTCGCCTCACACACATAGTGCTGACCCAGCAGGAAAAGCTCCCTGGCTTCTTCAAAATCTAAGGGCCTCAAGTATCTCACTTTCTCCTCCACTGCAGAGATGGCGTCGCACAGCTCCCCGGTTCCAAACTGCACAGCCCTTTTCCTGACGCTCTCCTCCTCATCCAGCTCCTTCTTGCgtagagctctgagctctgattGCTTGTCCAGGTCAAGCTCTCCTATGTTGTCCTAAATGAAGAGGAGAAACCACAGTGAAGCTCtggaacacacctgtaatcccaatcattaggaggcagaggcaggaggattgcagaatggactagcctgggctaaatagcaTGTTTCAAAGCTGGCTGCAGGTACACAGAAAGGCCCagtctcaaagaacaaagagttggggctggagagatggctctattgcagaagacccaggttcagctcccagcaccgaGGCTCCCAACCATCATTAAAATCCAGAGAAGTCAATGCCCTCTTTTCACTTGCTTGGACACCAGCAGACatatagtacacagacatgctcatatacttctcatatacataaaataaaggaaatacaacaacaaaaactcaggaggcagaggcagtcagacctctgtgagttcaaagccagcctggtctacaccagCGGTTCCAAACAAATTGTCAACCTAAGGATAAGATCTGACACAAGGTGGCTGGgtcacatctgtaatttcagttctcaTAGCTAAGTCGTCCCAGCAAGGCTGAGGCCTGGGttccacagtgagttccaggccagcacaTACTACATGGTGCTATCTGCCACCGATCCTGACAACCTGAGATTGTTCCCCAGGACTCTCATGGTAGAAGAAATGAACAGTgtccttcaagttgtcctttgacctctcacacatgcacatgcatgtacgtGTATATACACACTAAAGAAGTAAATCAACTAAATCAAATCAAAAAATAATGACAGTGCATCATGGCTGAGGCAGGTTATGATCTTTTCTGAACATGTTAGGTGAGTGTTCCTCTAAGGAGCCACACCACGGGCCCACTGAGATCTGAAAACCTTTTTTCTCCCCAAAGATTTacttttacttgtgtgtgtgtgtgtgtgtgtgtgtgtgtgtgcatctgtgtccaAGTGCCCAGGGAGCCCCAGGCTGGCTCTAACTCACAGCCTGAGTGCCAAGGTACTACCCACGTGCCACCCAGCCCGCGCCAGACATCTTCTCCTTACTGCACCCACAGcctctcaagtctcttgaggtaAGGGTTCCTGTAGGCTaatctggcctggaacttgttacaAAGCCAAGGGTGGCTCTGAATTTCTGATATTTCTGCCTCCctttgagagctgggattacagacccaCACCACCACACTGtatttatgcagtgctggggattgaacccatggcTCTGTCATGCTAAGTCGGTACACTATTATCTAAGCCACATCTTCAGCCCACAGAATGTCCTATCTTAATGATCTTTTCCCAAAATGATCTTTTCTCAAACTTAAGCTTctggatttattatttttacagctTTATAAGTTCTAGATcatttacaattaaaattattttatttccatgcacagagaaaaaaagaaaagcacaaaaatagaaaactttattttctatttttaaataggtaatttattttatttttcttcttggtgGCTAGAAATTAGGGTCCCATGTAGATTAGTAAGAATGATGAAGGTACAGTTAACATTCAATAAGGACTTGGTATATTTCAGATGAGTTTGTTCGCacgcgcgcacatgtgtgtgtgtgtgcgtgtgcatgtgcatgcctgcgtTCGCATGAGCCATGGCACATgtgaggacaacttgcaggagctggctctctccttcttctgtgacatgggtcctgaggatcaaactctgGACCTCAAGACTTTGTagctttatctgctgagccaacTCACTAGACCTGCTTAGGTACTTTCTGAGGCCTTTATATGTTAACTCTCACAACAACAAAGTTAAGCAGGCATTATCATCTGTTTTGATTTTAAGCTCTGGAGCCGTGCTTCACTTAACTGCTGCACTTAACGGCCATGTTTAAGATTTTGTCAGTCCAAAAGGCAACACTGCAAAGACATAAAACTGAGTGAGAACTACTCCCTGCCTTCGAGGATCTGCAGTCTAACACTAATTAGGCCGTGTGTGGTGGTTCgctctgtgatcctagcactagGAGGGCTGAGTTGGAGGCGTGCTACAGatctgaggccaggctggacCACCATAGCAGCAGGGCTAAacagagagcctgtctccaaacAGGCTCACAGCACAAGCTCGGGAAAGACTAAAAGACGGGAGCGCCACGAGAGGGTCTCGTATATGCTCTTAGTCACTTGTTTAGGTCAGGtgaaaggcttgtgccaccacaccaaatcccatcttctttcttcctttctttttaaaattattttttattttatgtgcatagatCTCTGTGTACTAGgttggtgcctggtatctgtaAAGACCAGAAGACGACATCGGATCCCATGGAACTGAGATACATttggttgtaagccactgtgtgaatgctggcaactgaaccccagtcctctggcaGAGTAGCCCTAGCAATCTCTGAAGGCCTTactcagttttatttgtttggctggtttttgttttgctgtgtcttttagagacagggtttctctgtgtagccctggctgttctggaactcattctgtagaccaggctggcctcaaacttacagagatcttcctgcttctgcctcttgagtgccagcatgtgctactatgcctggcttaCAAAATAGAATTTAAGTGACTTAAAAACTATGAGGTTCAAGAAACAAGATAGTATCTGTGgaggattaaaaaaaaccctgctcATTCAAcacttagttttaaaaataaccactATTTACTGGGACAATCATGTGACAACCGGGATTTGATGCTGACCCCGTCCGTCCTCCATAGTCCTGACAGCCTAGTTGAAGAAAGGGTTCCAGAATGAGGCAGTGTTTTGTATGGTCCTTACCAGTTGTGGTGCACACTCATTATCCCAGCATCTGGAGACcgaaggaggaggatggagaggctAAGGAAGGACCGGCTTAGACTACAGAGAGACTGTTAGAATGAAACACTGCGAGTAGGGCTGGAGAGGGACTTCCATCAGGAAAGTGCCAGCCATAAGCACGAGGACCCcagttggatccccaggacctacacaaACATGCTGAGCACGGTACCAAGTACTTATAACCCAGGTGCTGGGGAAGCAGGATAAGTGCATCCCGTGGGCTTGCTGGGCCACCCTGCCCAACCTAATCACCTAGccccaggtccagtgagagactctgtcctaAAAACCCAGGGCAGACATACACATGCCCCCAAACCTGCATATACACGCAGGCAcctaaacactcacacacacacacacacacacacacgcacaaagtaaaactcaaaacaacaaaacacacagtgGGCCTGATGATGAGCCCCACTGAAGCTGCAGGCCACTTCCACGTGCATACCTGCATGGAGAGCTGCGCGTTTTGCATCAGAGTCAGGCAGTACTTGATCCAGCATCTTgctatttcccctttcctttgatGGTAAAGCTCTGGCACGTCTCCTTCAACTTCAGGAGCTAAAACCACACAGGACTGTAGGTCACGGTCATGTCGTCTGCATTGTGCACTGTCCTCTGCTCTCAGCTTTTCCTGACTACACAGCAATGAACCCTCACTAAACAGTGGCCTACCTAGGCCCCGGCCATGTGGCACTCAGTGTTGGGCTGCAGATGCTCCATTTTCTTATGTCTCATCTGCAGGTAAAAACTACCATcacagatggagagatggatggctcagtggttaagagcactgactgctcttccagaggtcctgagttcaaatcccagcaaccaatggtgattcacaaccatctgtaatgagatctgacttcctcttctggtgtgtctgaagacagctacagtgtacttatatacaataaataaataaataaatctttgggctggagtgagcgtggccagggagagagaaggaaaaaaaaaaaaacagttatttaaaaaaaaaatagcagaagcaggcggatctctgagttcgagcccagcctggtctacagagtgagttccaggatagccagggtagagaaaacctgtcttgaaaaaaaaaaaaaaaaacccaaaaaccaaaacactaccGTCACAACGTATAGTTCACTTTCAGTAGCTTTTCTTCATATATTATGAAGCAAATaagattcatatatataaaaaaaaaaaagaaagaaagccgggcgtggtggcgcacgcctttaatcccagcactcgggaggcagaggcaggcggatttctgagttcgaggccagcctggtctacaaagtgagttccaggacagccagggctacacagagaaaccctgtctcgaaaaaagaaagaaagccgggcgtggtggcgcacgcctttaatcccagcacttgggaggcagaggcaggcggatttctgagttcgagaccagcctggtctacagagtgagttccaggaNAGCCAGGGCtgtcagagaaaccctgtctcaaaaaaccaaaatacatactgcttgtggacgttgtacatcgtggtgcggagcctagtgcgcaccacgatgtacaacgtccacaagcaggttgtattttttaaaaagatttatttatttatttaatttattgtatatgtgtacactgtagctgtacagatggttgtgagccaccatgtggtttctgggaattgggaccttcggaagagcagtcagtgctcttaaccgctgagccatctctccagccccttaagctgtggcttttttttttttttttggtttttccagacagggtttctctgtgtagccctggctgtcctggtactcactttgtagaccaggctgacctcaaactcagaaatccccctgcctctgcctcccgagtgctgggatcaaaggtgtgcgccaccacgcccggctaaaccGTGTTTTTAGTACATCATCCCACACAATCCAACAGCTGCTTCCTGTTCCAGTCATTCTTCCAGCAGAGGGGATATGCTATGTCCAATTCTTCCTAGCTACAGATCTCTGTATacacatctgtccagaatctggACCGATCTCTAGAAATGAAATTTACTAGGTCAAACAGTTcatacactttaaaatatttaatttttgtttgtttgtttgtttttggtttttcgagacagggtttttctgtatagccctggctgtcctggaactcactgggcatgatggcgcacgcctttaatcccagcacttgggaggcagaggcaggcggatttctgagttcgagaccagcctggtctacagagtgagttccaggacagccagggctgtcagagaaaccctgtctcaaaaaaccaaaatacatacatacatacatacataaaagctgCCAAATTATTTTGACAGATGCCGTTTCTACAGTGCTCTGTGTGGGACAGAGCATGAGGAGAGCCGTGGCCACGTCGTTGCTCACCTTCCTCCCACACCTCCCGGCCTCGGTGCTGGGATGGGCTTGCCTGCACACACAAGGCCTCACTTCAGTCCTCAGCATCGCATGCACACAAAGCAGCACCCAAAGCAAACctctcagacagacagacggtGGGAGAAGACAGCCTACGTAAGCAGTGCAGAGACCAGAATGTCAGTCATGGTGAACAGAAACATCACACAAACCCCCAGGAATAGAAATCGTCAAAGGACGACAGAGGACAGCTGATGAGACAGAATGCGCACTGCAGGCAGGACGGCTTGCTGTTACATGTgtt harbors:
- the Kif1bp gene encoding KIF1-binding protein, which encodes MANAPGPEIREKFQAALALSRVELHKNPEKEPYKSKYGARALLEEVRALLGPAPEDEDEPAADDGPGDQALGAGEPREAEGPGAQRVLRLAVVEFHLGVNHIDTEELSAGEEHLVRCLSLLRPYRLSLGCVSLYIQAQNNLGILWSEREEIETARTYLESSEALYSQYMKEIGSPPLDPTEHFLPEEEKLTEQERSKRFEKVYTHNLYYLAQVYQHMEMFEKAAHYCHSTLKRQLEHNAYHPMEWAINAATLSQFYINKLCFMEARHCLSAANVIFGQIGKIPATEDTPEVEGDVPELYHQRKGEIARCWIKYCLTLMQNAQLSMQDNIGELDLDKQSELRALRKKELDEEESVRKRAVQFGTGELCDAISAVEEKVRYLRPLDFEEARELFLLGQHYVCEAKEFFQIDGYVTDHIEVVQDHSALFKVLSFFEADMERRCKMHKRRIAMLEPLTVDLNPQYYLLVSRQIQFEIAHAYYDMMDLKVAIADKLRDPDSHIVKKINSLNKSALKYYQLFLDSLRDPNKVFPEHIGEDVLRPAMLAKFRVARLYGKIITADPKKELENLATSLEHYKFIVDYCETHPEAAQEIEVELELSKEMVSLLPTKMERFRAKMALT